In the genome of Variovorax sp. PAMC26660, the window ATCCACCGGCATGTTCCTCGCGCTCGGCGAGATGACTGGCCGCAAGATCGACCAGAAGGATCTTGCCAAGGGCCTGCGCACCGACGGCCTGGGCACGCTGATCGGCGGCATCTTCAACACCTTCCCCTACACCAGCTTCTCGCAGAACGTGGGCCTTGTGGCCGTCACCGGCATCAAGAGCCGCTATGTGTGCGTGGCCGGCGGCGTGATCCTGATCGTGCTGGGCCTGCTGCCCAAGATGGCCGCGCTGGTCGAGTCGCTGCCGACCGTGGTGCTGGGCGGCGCGGGCCTCGTGATGTTCGGCATGGTGGCGGCCACCGGCATCCGCATCCTCTCGGGCGTGGACTTCAAGACCAACCGCCACAACGCGATGATCGTCGCGGTGTCCATCGGCATCGGCATGATTCCGCTGATCGCACCCAACTTCAAGCAATGGATGCCACATGCCATTCACTCGCTGATCGAGTCGGGCATCTTGCTGGCGTCGATTGCTGCGGTGCTGCTGAACCTGTTCCTCAATGGTGCGAAGCACGACGAGCAAGCCGTGATCGCTGCGGCCAAGCAGGCCGAGGCGCACTAGAAGAAGGCACCACCCCGACCTCTGCCGACGACCCGTTCAACGATCGTTCAATCCCATGCCGTCGAGTATCAGCGGCAGGGCTTTCTCGACGCGGGCTTCCCGGGTCTGCGCTTTCTTCGCACCGGTGAAATAGATGTGATATTGCCGTTGGCGCCCCGGCGTCAAGGCATGGAATGCCTCGCGCAAGGCGGAGTTCCTGTCGAGCTTGGCCTGGAACTCCTGGGGGTAGACCAGGTCCGAGCTCTTCTTGAATTGCACCTTCAGGCCGGCCTCTTCGATGGCGATGGCCTGCTTCACAAAGCGCTTCACCGTGGCCTTCAGCCTCGTGATTTCAGCTGCTGACGTGAAACGCATCTGGCGGGCCGATTGCGAGTTTTCTCCGGGCTGGATGAGCAGGCTTCGAGGGTCTTCCAGCAGCGCGCCTTTCAGGAAAAGCAGCGCGCAAGTTTCCTTGAGCGGCATGATCACGACGATGTTGCTGCCGTCCCAGGTATAGGTGGGCTTGCCCCACTTGAGCTCCTCGGTGAGGCCGCAGCCGAGGAGGATGCTTCTCAGCAATTCGAGTTCGGCCCGCCAGGGCCTGGGCTTCGAAAAATAGGGATCGACCTTGGGGTTCGATGGATTCATTGCCGGGCCTCGATCATCTTCCACCCGTTGCCCGACGGGTCACGAAAGCCGGCATCCACCGTGCCGAAGCGGGCCACCGGTTCCTGCGTGAACTCCACGCCCCGGGCGGTCATTTGCGCATGGGCGGCGCGGCAGTCGGCCACGCTCAGCACGAGCGGTGGCATCGCGCCCTTGGCCACGACCGCGTTCAGCGTCTGCGCCGTCGCAGCATCGAGGACCGGCGGTCCCGGCGTGAACAGCCCCAACTGAAACGACGGCTGCTCCGGGTGCTGAACCGTGAGCCAGCGATAGGTTCCGTTGCGCACGTCCGTGTGAACGCGAAACCCGAGCTTGTCGACATAGAACGCGAGCGCTTCGTCCTGATCGCGAACGTACAGGCCCACCACTTGAACACCTTGACTCATGAAGACTCCTTGTTGTGTGGCCTGTTTATATCGGCGGCTTCCCGGCGCCGCTTCTCCGAAACTGCTGTGATCAGGTCGGGCCGCTGCGCCGCGCCGAGGATGCACAGGGGCACGCGGCCGGGCTCGCCTGCCTCGGCCCTTGCGCGCGCACGGATCGCACTCGGACTCTCGCCGGTGATGTCGCGGAAGGTGCGCCCGAACGTGCCCAGGCTCTCCCAGCCCGTGTGGAACGCGATCTCGGTGATGGGCAGGTCGGTGTCGCGCAGCAGTGCCGTCGCCCGCTCGATGCGCAGCGTCAGCAGATACCGGTGCGGCGGAACGCCGAAGGCGTCCTTGAACGAGCGGGCGAAGTGGGCTTCGGAAACACCGCTCACATCCGCCAGCCGATGGACAGGCCAGTCTTCGGACGAGGCCGCGTCCATCCGGTCCTTGGCGCGCAGCAGGCGGCGCAGCAGCGCGGGGTCCTGGTTCGGGAGTTCGCCGTTCATGTCGTGCGCCGGAGGGCCACGTCAGATCATTGCCAGCGGCGTCTTGCGGCGCGGCGGCGGGTGCAGGCGGTCCAGTTCAGCCAGCGTGGCCGCATCGAGCTTCAGTGCAGCAGCGGCCAGGTTCTCTTTCAGGTGCACGCTGCGCACCGCCTTCGGAATCGCGACGACGCCGGGACGCGCCAGCACCGCGGCCAGCGCGAGCTGCGCGGCGGTCACGCCGAGCCGCACCGCCAGTTCTCCCAACGCATCGTCTTCGGCCAGCGCGCCCTGGTCGATCGGGCTGTAGGCCATCAGCGGCATGCCGCGCTCGCGCTGCCAGGGCAGCAGGCTGAACTCGGGGCCGCGTTCCCCCAACGACAGGTAGACCTGGTTGGCCCCGCAGCCGGGGCCGTCGCCTGTGACCTGCACCAGTTCTTCCATGTCGTCGGTGTCGAAGTTGCTCACGCCCCAGTGGCCGATGCGCCCGCTGGCAACCAGCGCCTGCATCGCCTCGACCGTTTCGGCCAGCGGATGGCTGCCGCGCCAATGCAGCAGGTAGAGGTCGACGGCATCGAGTCCCAGCCGCTTCAGGCTGCGTTCGCAGGCATCGCGTGTGCCGCGACGGCTCGCGTTGTGCGGATAGACCTTGCTGACGACGAAGAGGTCTTCGCGCCGCACATCGCCCGCGCGCAACGCCTCGCCAATGGCCTGCCCGAGCACCGTCTCGGCGCCACCCTCGCCATACATCTCGGCCGTGTCGATGAGCCGGTAACCCAGGCCGATGGCCTCGCGCACGGCGGCCACCTCGGCCGCGCGACGGCCGGCCACCTCGCCCATGCGCCAGGTGCCGAGACCGAGAACCGGCATCTCGCCGCCGGTGGGGAGTGGAAGTGTTCGCATGGCCCCCATGGTACGAGGGGGCGAAGCCGTTGTCAGGCCAGCGAGAGCGGCAGCCACACCGTCACGTGCAACCCGCTGCCTTGCGGGTTGGTGTCCAGCGCGATGCGGCCGTTGTGCTTGCCCAGCACCGACCTGACGATCGCCAGGCCCAACCCGCTGCCCGACTGCGTCTGGTCCGGGTTGCGAAAGAAGCGGTCGAACACGCGTTCGCGCAAGGCAGGCGGAATGCCAGGGCCCTGGTCTGTCACGCGCAGCACCGCCATCGGTCCTTCGCGGGCGATGCGCACCGTCACCGTGCCACCATCCGGGCTGTACTTGAGGGCGTTCTCCACGATATTGCTGATCATCGAGATCAGGCTCTCGCGCTCGCCGAACACGGGCGTGGCCCCTTCGGACACGAAATCCAGCACCACGCCGCGCGCGCCGGCCAGGCCTTCGACCAGCGAAATCCTGTCCTGCACCAGCCCGTCGAGCGCGAGCACGGTGGGCAAGGCGTCCTGCGGAATCTCGTCGCTGCGCATCAATTGCTGCAACTGGCCCACGAGGCGCGAGGCGCGGTCGTTGCTTCGCAGCAGGTTGCCCATCAGCTCACGCTGGCCCGCGTCGTCGGTCTGCTCTTTCAGCGCCTCCACGTTCACGCGCATCGCGTCCAGCGGCGTGCGCAGTTCGTTGGCCGCATCGGCGATCAGCCCGCGCTCGCGCGCGGCGCGGTCGCGCACGCTGCGCAACAGGTCGTTGATGCTGCGCACCAGCGGCCGCAATTCCTTGTGCTTGGGCTCGAAGGACAGCGGCGTCAGGTCGGCCGGGCCGCGCGCGGCGGTTTCCTCCGTGACCCGCCGCCAGGGCCGCAGCGCGAGCATCACCGACAGCCATGCCGGGAAGATCAGAAAAGGAAGGCTGATCAGCAGCGGCAGCAGGTAGTAGGCGCGGTTGTCGATGGTGAAGTTGAAGTTGAAGCGCCAGATCTTCGGCTCGGCCAACATCACGCGGGTGTCCAGGATCGGCGAAGTCAGTGTGCGCGCGTGCCATTCATGGTCGCCGACCCGGATCGTCTCGATCCGGCCCGGCACCGAGTTCAGCATCACCGGCAGGCCCTCGTTGGAGTTGTAGATGAGCACGCCCTCCTGCCACACCTGCATGACGGGCGCCTTGTTCGAGCCTGAGTTCTCCAGCAATGTCAGGTCGAAGGCCTGCAGGGTCTCTTGCTGCCGGTCGGGCGAGGCCGCCAGGTTCTGTGCCGTCGTGAGGATGAGGCTGTAGACCTTGTCGTAGCGCACCAGCTCGGGCACCGTATTGGAGTCGTACAGGCACAGACCGATGGTCAGGCCCCAGAGCAGCGTCACCACGCCGATCTGGGCCAGCAGCAGTCGCCGCACCAGCGAAGGCTGGACCCACTGCCTCCATCGCCGGACAAACGCCTGCATCACCGCGTGCCGCTCTTCGCGCGTGCGTAGCGGCCGCAATGCGGCGTTGTTCTCGGCAAGCAAAACATTCATGAGTCTCCTGGCGACCTGCCCCGGGCGGGGGTGTCGCGAGCGCGCCCAGTATCTGGGAGGCCGTACGGTGAAATTCAGAAAACCTTCATGAAGCGTTCGGCGCAAGGCATCCGCCGGGTGCCAACCGGCGTCCGTTGCCTTCTCAATTTCAGAAGGCCAAGACACTTTTATGACAGGAGAATCACCGCTTTCTCGGTGAAACCTCTTCTTCTCGCCTTCTTATTTTGTCAATGCCGGGTGGGTGCCAACCCCGCCCCTCTGGCACGGCGTGTGCTCCTAGAATTTTTCGATGGTCCTGCGTCACGAGCGTCGGCCCCCCATCAAAACGAACTTGGAACAGGTTGAGTCAATGCAGAAAAAGCACAGGATTGCCGTCATTCCCGGAGACGGCATCGGCGTCGAGGTCATGCCCGAAGGGCTTCGCGTGCTCGACGCGGTCGGTCGCCGCTTCGGCATCGACTTTTCGTACGACCACTTCGACTGGGGCTCCGACCATTACGTGCGCACCGGCCTGATGATGCCGGCCGACTGGGCCGAGAAGATCCAGGGCCACGACGCCATCTATTTCGGCGCGGTGGGCGCACCCGACAAGGTGCCCGACCACATCGCCGTGTGGGGCCTGCTCATCAAGATCCGCCGCGACTTCGACCAGTACGTCAACCTGCGCCCCGTGCGCCTGATGCCCGGCGTGCCCGGCCCGCTGGCGCACCGCAAGCCCGGCGACATCGACTTCCTGGTCGTGCGCGAGAACACCGAAGGCGAATACACCTCGGTGGGTGGGCGCCTGTTCGAAGGCACGCCGCGCGAAATGGCGATTCAGGAAGCGGTGTTCACGCGCGTCGGCGTCGACCGCATCATCGAATACGCCTTCGAGCTGGCCAGCCGCCGCCCACGCAAGAACCTGGTGGCCGCGACCAAGTCGAACGGCATCTCGGTCACCATGCCTTACTGGGACGAACGCCTGGCCGAAATCGCCAAGCGCTACCCCGACATCGCGACCAGCAAGTACCACATCGACATCCTGTGCGCGCATTTCGTGCAGCACCCGGACTGGTTCGACGTGGTGGTGGCCTCCAACCTGTTCGGCGACATCCTGTCGGATCTGGGTCCGGCCTGCACGGGCACTATCGGCATTGCGCCGTCGGCCAACCTGAACCCGGAGCGCAAGTTTCCGTCGCTGTTCGAGCCGGTGCACGGCTCGGCGCCGGACATTGCGGGCAAGGGCATCGCGAATCCGATCGGCCAGATCTGGTCGGCCGCTTTGATGCTGGACCATCTGGGCAACAACGACCCTGTGTATGCCCAAGCCTCGGCGGCGGTGATCTCGGCGATCGAGACAGTGCTGAGCGAAGGTCCGCGCACCCGCGACATGGGCGGTACGGCCTCCACTGTGGACGTGGGGCGTGCCATCGCTGACTGCATCTCGGCATGACGCCTTGCTTTTCTGTTCTTCGCCGGGTTGTGTTTGGCGTGCGTCGTTCAGGGCGCGCTCACGCCGACGGCGTGCTCTGCTCCGCGAATGTCCCCCGGGGCGCTGCGCGCCCCTCCTCCTTTATTTCGCTGCGCAGAGCACACCGCCAGCGCGAGCGTTATGCGCAGCGGTCGTTGATCGCAGGATCACCAGCCGCGTGCCCAGGTGCGAATGGCACCGGGTGCTCCCCGCAGCGAAATAAAGGAGGAGCGAAGCGGGGGACATTCGCACAGGGGAGCACCCGGTGTCATTCGCACAAGCCCCGAATGAACCCGCAACACAAGAGGCGGAGCCACTGACATGGGCCTGTTCCTGCTCAAGCGCACATTGACACTCATCGGCACGCTGATCGGTGCGTCGATCATCGTGTTCCTGGTGCTGGAAATTCTCCCGGGCAATGCAGCACAGATGCTCATGGGCCCGGACGCCTCGCCCGAAGCCGTGGCCGCACTGGCAACGAAACTCGGTCTCGACCTCCCGGCATGGACACGCTACTGGCACTGGATCGGCGGCATGCTGACCGGCAACCTCGGCGACAGCTACGCCTACAGCTCGCCGGTGCTCGACCTGATCCTCGAACGACTCGCGCTCACCGTGCCGCTCGCGCTGCTGGCCATGGCCATCACCGTCGTGATCGCGCTGTTGGTGGGCGTGACTGCCGCGGCCCGACACAACAAGCTCGGCGACGTCGGCCTGATGAGCATGGCGCAAGTGGGCATTGCCATCCCGAATTTCTGGTTCGCGATTCTTCTGATCCTCGTGTTCTCGGTGCAACTGCAGTGGTTCTCCGCAGGCGGCTTCGAGGGCTGGGGCGAAGGTTTTTTCGCGGGCCTCAAGTCACTGCTGCTGCCTGCGCTCTCGCTGGCCGTGGTACAGGCCGCGATCCTCGCGCGCATCACGCGCTCTGCGGTGCTCGAAGTGATGCGCGAAGACTTCGTGCGCACCGCGCGCGCCAAAGGTGTGTCGCAGCGCATGGTGCTGTGGACCCACGTGCTGCGCAACGCGATGATCCCCGTCATCACCGTCATGGGCATGCAGTTCTCCGAGCTGCTGGCCGGCACCATCGTGGTGGAGAACGTGTTCTACCTGCCGGGCCTGGGCCGCTTGATCTTCCAGGCCATCAGCAACCGCGACCTGATCGTGGTGCGCAACTGCGTGATGCTGCTTGCGGCGCTCGTGGTCATCGTGAACTTCGTGGTCGACGTGCTCTACGCCGTGATCGATCCCCGCATCAAGGCCAGCGACATATGAGCAGCAGTAACACCCTCACAGCCCCGGGCGCTGCGGCGCTCAAGGTGCCGGGCTTCTGGCGCCGTGCCTCGCAGCATCGCAGCTTCGTCATCGGCGGCGTCCTCGCCGCCCTTTTGCTGCTCGCGGCGCTCGTGTCTTTCGTCTGGACGCCGTGGTCGCCCTATGCGATGGACATGGCGAACAAGATGCAGGCGCCTTCGGCGTCGCACTGGCTCGGCACCGATGCATTCGGCCGCGACGTGGCTTCATTGCTGCTGGTCGGCGCGCGCGCCTCCATCCTCGTGGGCGTGATCGCCGTGGGCATCGGCCTCGTGGTCGGCACCGCGCTGGGCCTGCTGGCCGCCGCGAGGCGCGGCTGGGTCGAGGAAGCGGTCATGCGGCTTTCCGACTTCACGCTCGCCTTCCCCGCGATCCTCTCGGCCATCATGATGACTGCCGTGTTCGGCGCAGGCATCGTGAATGCCATCGTTGCGATCGGCATCTACAACATCCCGACCTTCGCGCGCATCACGCGCGCCTCGGCCAACGCGATCTGGTCACGCGAGTACGTGGCCGCTGCGCGCGCTTGCGGCAAGGGGCCGTTCTCGATCACGATGCAGCACGTGCTGCCGAACATCTCGGCCGTGTTGATCGTGCAGATCACGATCCGCTTCGCCATTGCGATTCTGGCCGAAGCTGCCCTGTCCTACCTGGGTCTGGGCACGCAGCCACCGCAGCCTTCGTGGGGCCGCATGCTCAGCGAGGCGCAAACCCTCATGTTCCAGCAACCGCTGCTGGCCGTCTTCCCCGGCATGGCCATCGCGTTGGCGGTGCTCGGCCTGAACCTGCTGGGCGACGGCCTGCGCGATTTGCTCGACCCCCGCCTGGCGAGAGCCCGCTGAAGCCATGCCCCTCCTCGAAGTCAACAACCTCCATATCGGCCTGCAAACGCAGCGCGGGCCGGCGCAGGCCGTGCGCGGCATTTCGTTCTCGCTGGAACGCGGCGAAACGCTGGGCATCGTCGGCGAATCGGGCTGCGGCAAGTCGATCACCGTGATGTCGCTGATGGGCCTGCTGCCATCGACCGCGAACGTCACCGGCAGCATCAAGCTCGACGGCCAGGAACTGGTCGGCCTGCCCGAAAGGCAGATGTGCCAGATTCGCGGCAACCGCATCGGCATGATCTTCCAGGAGCCGATGACGGCACTGAACCCGGTGCACACCATCGCGCGCCAGGTCGGCGAGCCGCTGCAACTGCATCGCGGCCTGACGAAAGCGCAGGCCCGCAAGGAAGCCCTGGGCCTGCTCGACCGCGTGGGCATTCCCGATGCGGCTTCGCGCCTGGACGCGTATCCACACCAGTTCTCGGGGGGCCAGCGCCAGCGCATCGGCATCGCGATGGCCCTGGCCTGCGGCCCCGACCTGCTGATCGCCGACGAGCCCACCACGGCCCTCGACGTGACCATCCAGAAGCAGGTGCTCGACCTGATCCAGGGCCTGGTCAAAGAGATGGGCATGGCGATGATCCTGATCTCGCATGACCTCGGCGTGATCGCCAACAGCGTCAAGCGCATGCTCGTGATGTACGGCGGCAGCGCGGTCGAGAGCGGCCCGACCGACGTGGTCTTCGCCGGCCGCGCCCATCCCTACACGCGCGGCCTGTTCGCGGCACGGCCTGCCATCGGCGCGCTGCGTGCCGGGCGACTGCCGACGATCCGCGGCAGCGTGCCCGAGCTGGTCGACCTGCCCCGGGGCTGCGGCTTCGCGGGCCGCTGCGAGCACACCATCGACCTGTGCCAGAGCACGCGCCCACCTGCCACGATGCTGCCGAACGGCCATGCGGTGCGCTGCCTGCGGCTGGCGGAAATCGCGGCGCTGAACGCCAAGGCGGCTGCATCATGAGCCAGCCGACGCGCGCCACACCCGGTCAGCCGTTGCTGTCCGTGAACAACCTCTATCGCCACTACGCGCTGCCGCGCGAAAAGCTCTTCGGGCCGCCGCCGACCGTGAAGGCGCTCAACGGCGTGAGCTTCGATGTGCAGGCCGGCAAGAGCGTCGGCATCGTCGGCGAATCGGGTTCCGGCAAGTCGACCATCGCGCGCCTCGTGATGGCGCTCGACACGCCGACCTCGGGCACCGTCTCCCTCGAAGGCCGCAACCTGCACACGCTGCCCAAGGCCGAGCTGCGCACC includes:
- a CDS encoding YdeI/OmpD-associated family protein, with the protein product MNPSNPKVDPYFSKPRPWRAELELLRSILLGCGLTEELKWGKPTYTWDGSNIVVIMPLKETCALLFLKGALLEDPRSLLIQPGENSQSARQMRFTSAAEITRLKATVKRFVKQAIAIEEAGLKVQFKKSSDLVYPQEFQAKLDRNSALREAFHALTPGRQRQYHIYFTGAKKAQTREARVEKALPLILDGMGLNDR
- a CDS encoding VOC family protein codes for the protein MSQGVQVVGLYVRDQDEALAFYVDKLGFRVHTDVRNGTYRWLTVQHPEQPSFQLGLFTPGPPVLDAATAQTLNAVVAKGAMPPLVLSVADCRAAHAQMTARGVEFTQEPVARFGTVDAGFRDPSGNGWKMIEARQ
- a CDS encoding helix-turn-helix transcriptional regulator, which produces MNGELPNQDPALLRRLLRAKDRMDAASSEDWPVHRLADVSGVSEAHFARSFKDAFGVPPHRYLLTLRIERATALLRDTDLPITEIAFHTGWESLGTFGRTFRDITGESPSAIRARARAEAGEPGRVPLCILGAAQRPDLITAVSEKRRREAADINRPHNKESS
- a CDS encoding aldo/keto reductase; protein product: MRTLPLPTGGEMPVLGLGTWRMGEVAGRRAAEVAAVREAIGLGYRLIDTAEMYGEGGAETVLGQAIGEALRAGDVRREDLFVVSKVYPHNASRRGTRDACERSLKRLGLDAVDLYLLHWRGSHPLAETVEAMQALVASGRIGHWGVSNFDTDDMEELVQVTGDGPGCGANQVYLSLGERGPEFSLLPWQRERGMPLMAYSPIDQGALAEDDALGELAVRLGVTAAQLALAAVLARPGVVAIPKAVRSVHLKENLAAAALKLDAATLAELDRLHPPPRRKTPLAMI
- a CDS encoding sensor histidine kinase, with amino-acid sequence MNVLLAENNAALRPLRTREERHAVMQAFVRRWRQWVQPSLVRRLLLAQIGVVTLLWGLTIGLCLYDSNTVPELVRYDKVYSLILTTAQNLAASPDRQQETLQAFDLTLLENSGSNKAPVMQVWQEGVLIYNSNEGLPVMLNSVPGRIETIRVGDHEWHARTLTSPILDTRVMLAEPKIWRFNFNFTIDNRAYYLLPLLISLPFLIFPAWLSVMLALRPWRRVTEETAARGPADLTPLSFEPKHKELRPLVRSINDLLRSVRDRAARERGLIADAANELRTPLDAMRVNVEALKEQTDDAGQRELMGNLLRSNDRASRLVGQLQQLMRSDEIPQDALPTVLALDGLVQDRISLVEGLAGARGVVLDFVSEGATPVFGERESLISMISNIVENALKYSPDGGTVTVRIAREGPMAVLRVTDQGPGIPPALRERVFDRFFRNPDQTQSGSGLGLAIVRSVLGKHNGRIALDTNPQGSGLHVTVWLPLSLA
- a CDS encoding tartrate dehydrogenase, with product MQKKHRIAVIPGDGIGVEVMPEGLRVLDAVGRRFGIDFSYDHFDWGSDHYVRTGLMMPADWAEKIQGHDAIYFGAVGAPDKVPDHIAVWGLLIKIRRDFDQYVNLRPVRLMPGVPGPLAHRKPGDIDFLVVRENTEGEYTSVGGRLFEGTPREMAIQEAVFTRVGVDRIIEYAFELASRRPRKNLVAATKSNGISVTMPYWDERLAEIAKRYPDIATSKYHIDILCAHFVQHPDWFDVVVASNLFGDILSDLGPACTGTIGIAPSANLNPERKFPSLFEPVHGSAPDIAGKGIANPIGQIWSAALMLDHLGNNDPVYAQASAAVISAIETVLSEGPRTRDMGGTASTVDVGRAIADCISA
- a CDS encoding ABC transporter permease — translated: MGLFLLKRTLTLIGTLIGASIIVFLVLEILPGNAAQMLMGPDASPEAVAALATKLGLDLPAWTRYWHWIGGMLTGNLGDSYAYSSPVLDLILERLALTVPLALLAMAITVVIALLVGVTAAARHNKLGDVGLMSMAQVGIAIPNFWFAILLILVFSVQLQWFSAGGFEGWGEGFFAGLKSLLLPALSLAVVQAAILARITRSAVLEVMREDFVRTARAKGVSQRMVLWTHVLRNAMIPVITVMGMQFSELLAGTIVVENVFYLPGLGRLIFQAISNRDLIVVRNCVMLLAALVVIVNFVVDVLYAVIDPRIKASDI
- a CDS encoding ABC transporter permease, which translates into the protein MSSSNTLTAPGAAALKVPGFWRRASQHRSFVIGGVLAALLLLAALVSFVWTPWSPYAMDMANKMQAPSASHWLGTDAFGRDVASLLLVGARASILVGVIAVGIGLVVGTALGLLAAARRGWVEEAVMRLSDFTLAFPAILSAIMMTAVFGAGIVNAIVAIGIYNIPTFARITRASANAIWSREYVAAARACGKGPFSITMQHVLPNISAVLIVQITIRFAIAILAEAALSYLGLGTQPPQPSWGRMLSEAQTLMFQQPLLAVFPGMAIALAVLGLNLLGDGLRDLLDPRLARAR
- a CDS encoding ABC transporter ATP-binding protein, whose amino-acid sequence is MPLLEVNNLHIGLQTQRGPAQAVRGISFSLERGETLGIVGESGCGKSITVMSLMGLLPSTANVTGSIKLDGQELVGLPERQMCQIRGNRIGMIFQEPMTALNPVHTIARQVGEPLQLHRGLTKAQARKEALGLLDRVGIPDAASRLDAYPHQFSGGQRQRIGIAMALACGPDLLIADEPTTALDVTIQKQVLDLIQGLVKEMGMAMILISHDLGVIANSVKRMLVMYGGSAVESGPTDVVFAGRAHPYTRGLFAARPAIGALRAGRLPTIRGSVPELVDLPRGCGFAGRCEHTIDLCQSTRPPATMLPNGHAVRCLRLAEIAALNAKAAAS